The DNA sequence AACCAGTTACTATTAAACCGGTTTTCAGGCGTGGCTTCCAGGGCGCGATCAAAGTCATCAAGAACAGGCAAAATCTTCAGGATGATATTTGCCTTGGTGAATTTTAGCCCTTCCTCTTTCTCCTGCTCTACCCGTCGTTTATAGTTGATAAAATCAGCTTGTACCCGCTGCAAGAGTTTGAGATATTCCTCTCCTTTACGGTTCGCCTCCTCTAGCTCTGCGCGTAGCGTTTCTAACTCGTCCTGCTCTGGGGTTACAATTGTTTCGGCCTTCTCTTGCTCCTCGGGTACAGCCTCTTGGGATTCTATGTGCTCTTCCATTCTTTCCTCCGCCGAGACTCGCATCGTTTGGTAACTATTGATCCATAATATAACGTAAGGGACTTAATACACCTTGTCAAGATAGAGAGAGGGTATTGAATGTCTCCCCCCAAACCCCCGCAGGGGGTTCAAGGCGGCCCTGCGCTTTTTACTCCGGGGCACCCTCACCCCCTTAATTCCCCTCTCCCGCTTTGCGAAAGTAGGGGCGAGGTCACCTC is a window from the Chloroflexota bacterium genome containing:
- the grpE gene encoding nucleotide exchange factor GrpE, with product MEEHIESQEAVPEEQEKAETIVTPEQDELETLRAELEEANRKGEEYLKLLQRVQADFINYKRRVEQEKEEGLKFTKANIILKILPVLDDFDRALEATPENRFNSNWLQGIELIERKLQNILENEGVTKIEAMGKDFYPWEHEAVVYEESDEYEDGQVIAVLQEGYKLYDRVIRPAQVKVAKRKKE